The sequence below is a genomic window from Lolium perenne isolate Kyuss_39 chromosome 4, Kyuss_2.0, whole genome shotgun sequence.
CGCCGTATAAGATAATTGCTATATTAAGTGCTAATCGCCATGCATGCATGAGTGGACGAGATGTCAACCTCGCGCGTTGCCAGGTCCCAAACGTCCGGGTCGCATGATACCCCAAATATTTACCTTATCTACAACGTCGGATTCTAAAGCTGGAAAACAAAAGGCGAGCACTACGGACGTACGCGGGCTGAGGAATCTCCTATATTTTCTCCACTCCACCACCTCAAACAAGGAACGCACATGATAGGATAGAACAGGTCAGGACCGGAACCAGCAGGACCCCAACCCAAAAGTTGGCACTATAGTGCTGAATGGGATTCCCCGATTGGCCACCAAGCGCTGTTCGGCCCTCTCCAGTTTGCATCACCTGACGAACAGCATCCGGTGCCTCTTTTGCGTGATCGCTACCTGTCCCCATTTGCAATTATTCAGAGGAAGGATGCTCTGGGTATATATTTTCCTGCACATATTTGAGCGAGCCACTGGGGAATATCCCGTTGCGATTCAGATGCACGGGAGGCCAGATCAATGGCTGTCCAGTCCGACCCCCCATACGGAGGTTGCGAAGGCGAACTTGCGCTCTCGATCCTACCTGAAAGGCTTGAACCGATGGTGTGCCCGTCAAACGGCCCTTTGTCGCCGCGAGAAGGCAATGGAATCCCACAGGAACAAAATGCCAACATGGCTATGGCCATTGCTGCTCCTAATCTGAACTCGACGTGTTCCGGTTGACAGCTTGATCCCAGCGACCGCCGCACCGGTATCCGAGAGAGGGAGAGGAATCAGCGCATTTTTCCACCCATTTTCTAGTGGTTGGGCTCGACGATCAGACGCAGAAAGCTTCGACTCTGACCTGGATTCTCGAATTGGGGTGGTTTCAACGCGAGGTTCTTCTGGGCGGTTCTCTTCTGGGTTTGAGGACAGTGGCAATATGTTACTCCGATCGGAATCTCGGAGAACATATCCGCGAGATTCGACAGCAAATGTGGAAAGATAAGGACCAGGACCCGATAACATATTCTACAACTCGGATCCTTTGACAGAGTACGTCCATGGATTATTGTAGGTGCAGAAGGTGTACACGTTGTTCCAGTACAAATACGAGCGAGATTGACAAGTATATTACTACTGTCACGACAAATTTTAATAACCACTACTAGTATTACTTCGTTTACAGCAATGCGCAGCATGCTGCTTGGTACTACTCCATTCCGGTACCCCAAAGGCCAGAACTATTCTAGGTAGACTTACTATTTTCGTGGGATCTACTAGTGTGTCACTTCAACATATATAAACAAACGTTTGACCTGAACTTTCCTTCGACCCCATGGATCGGTACCACCAGCTCGGAGAAGATACCAATTGCAAGCAAACTGAGCATGCAGCTACTGCACCTAGATGCTTAGTAGTAGAGCTTAAGCCTTTTACAATGTATTGTATCTTACGATGTAATCATAGATAATGATATATGTTAAAAGACAATAGTAACAATGCATTATATCTTAAAGGTTGACTCTATGATTTAATGATTTTGGTGATATGTAGAAATATGATTGGGCTAGCCACTCTTTTTACCTATGACTAAGATACAACAACACTATGTCTTCTCATTGATTATGGTGTCACATAAGCATTTTGCCTATAATATTGTGCTAAGAACTTTCCATTGTGAAAGGCCTTGTGCTAGTCATAGTGGGAAATAACATAGGGTAGTAACAAATACACATTTTACTACTCCATGTTACCACatccatagtgggtagtatcatatgTATAGTAACATAGAATGCCACATCTATTATCATGTAGAGTCATTCTTCCTTAAAATGTGTGATGAGATGGTAACTAAGATAGTTACCACTATCTCCTCTTTCCTCAGTTAATGATATGCCATGTCATTAAAATATTTAGTTGGCATTGCATCTAGTTGATGTTACAACATATGTTATTCCCCACTATGATAGTAGTCTTACACTACTCATAATGAAAAGTAACATTGGGTAGTAAAATGCACATTTAACTACTCTGTATTATTATCTCCATAATGGATGATGAATTTGGTGTGTTATTTCTGGTTTCATTCCAGTGAAATGAAATCGGGAGCTTTGTTCCTTAAGTCGAAAAAAACCCCTCCATAATGGGTAATAACATAGAATCAGGGGCGTGCCTAGCTCAAGTCAAGGGTATTCAGTTGAATACCCTTTATTTTTTGCCTATAAGCATTTATATGCATGTAGTCTATGCTGCTGCCTGCATGCATGTATGAAAAACTACATTCTATTCAAACATTCAACCAGGCCCTGCATTCAACCAAAGATAAAAGCTAGCTCACATCATCTCTATCTCCCTGTCCCAACACAACCAATCTCTCCTTCGGTACCATTAGCCTAAATGTAAAGTCCCGGTGAAAAATAAAGACTTAAACTGTAAAAAATTAGGCTTGGATTTTTTGAATACCCGAGCTTCAGATCCTAGGCCCGCCGCTGCATAGAATACCATATTTATAATTTTGTAGACTCATTTTTCCTTGAAATATGTGATGTcatagtaacatagctagttatcaTTATCTTTTTTTCctcaattaataatatgtcatatCATTAAAATGCTTACTCCAGTGTTGGCATTGCATGTTGTTTGTATTACTACATATATTACTCTCCAATGTGAGTAATCTTAGCTTGCTCGTGGTCGTGGTGCAAAGTGCAATGCAATGATGCACGATGAGAGTGAGATCGTAAAGTCTTTGCTTGGGCAGTTGCTGGTTCGAAGTCATTTTCTTCTTCCTTTTTAAAAGTCAAAAGGATCGGAAGGCTTTGACTTGTGCAGGGGCCATCAAATCTCCATGGCGCACACCAACGCGGCAACGCACCGATCCAGGGCCTGCATGCGGTTTATCCTTATCGATCCGCCTAAAGACGTTGGGTTTGACCTCGCTCCCTTCCTGTCTGGTCCCAAGATCAGATATTTCTCCCTCCTCTTGCACTAGTAGGTGCAAAGTCGCCGAAAGAAATAGGGAGTTAAACCGAATTGAATCGTGCCCATTGACACTCTCGCCGCCATTCACTCTCCCTCCAGGAAGAGATCAATAAATTTGGTTACTGTTCCCATCTCCAACTTCattatgaaaagaaaagaaaagtatgAAGATACCCAGCTACGCTGCGAGATGATTAGTGgggcagaaacctttgagaacctgAAAACACTTTGAGGCCATGGCTGCCCCCCTGGCTAAAGGTTAAGCGCGATGGATGGAGCGAATCGGAGGccatttgttcaaaaaaaaaaatcggaGGCCATCCGCGCGACAGGGACGCAAGCACGGGTCACAGAGCACCGCCAGATCTTTTCTTCTTTTCGCCTTCGCATATGATTCACGGGTTTCACGCGCGGCTCCGTCAGGTTGCGACCTGCAGCCCCCAAATCTTCGGCGATGTTTACGCTCTGCTCTCgccgcggtggcggtgacggcgaGTCGACCGCGACGTCGCCGCCACTTGCCACTGTCTGATCCACCCCATCCGCTCCTCTCATTCCCAGCATTTCCACATCCAAAAACTTTGTCGTCTGTGGTTACCAGTAGTAAAACATGGATGCGCCGATACGATTTACCTGATGAGAACCAGTGTCATGTTCAGGTTTATGGCGCCCCAACATGACGAACTCCAACAGCCTTTTCTCCCGGAGAAGAGGAACCATGGTTGGTTCAGGTTGTTCGCGATCGAGTCATGGCACAACTGCAAGTGGCAGGAGGATATTCTACGGGACCTATTTGTttcctagccacaatttgccGAGTAAAAGTGTGGCTATCCACAAATAAAAATATTGAAGGAGTCTATGGCAAATCATATGCATGCAATAAAGTGCAAAAGTGTGGCAAAAAAtcaaacacatgccaaataaactatgGCTGCTAAATTTTGGCTTGGCAAATTTTGGCTAGGAGGATTGCCAATAGGCGTGGACTGAGGCAAGGGGACCCACTATCCCCGCAGCTCTTCATTTTGATCATGGAGATCCTGCAATTGATGATTGAGAAGGCATCTGGCGAGGGATTGCTCACCCCCGGCGTCAACTGGACTGTGCCACCGCACCTCTATTTATGCGGATGATGTTGTGGCTTTCCTACATCCCACCATGCTTGACTTCAAGGTCTTCTCCGCGATCGTTGAGGACTTCGGTGTAGCTTCAGGCCTATGCACCAACATGGACAAGTGATCGGTAAACCTCATCCGATGTACGGGCGCTGACGAGGCACTGGTTTCCCATGAGTTGAGGTGCCCTGTGGTGCCTTTCCCCCTCCGGTACCTTGGGCTGCCCCTGACGCTGAGGAAGCCGAGTGCGACGCAGCTCCAATATCTCATGGACAGTGTGGCCAACAAATTGCGAGGATGGAAGGCCTCAATGTTGGACAGGGGAGGACGACTCGAGCTAGTTTGTGCGACGGTCTCTGCGATTCCCATATTTTCCATGACATCTGTCGGCATCTCGGACAAGACCTTATTGGCAATTGAGAAGATCATAAGAGGGTTCCTCTGGAAAGGCCGGGAGGATGTGAAGGGTGGCCACTGCTTAGTGGTGTGGAACAAAGTCTGCGCCCCCAAagaattggggggggggggggggggggggtcttggCATCCCTAACCTCAGGATGATGAACGTATCACTAAGGACCAAATGGTTGTGGCTTCAGCGAGTTGATGACTCCAAACCATGGAAGGAGATTAACATTCAAGTGTCCCAAATGGTGAGGAAAATTTTCGAAGGGGCGACCTACTCTGTGCTGGGGGACGGGGAGTCCACCTTCTTTTAGACGAACCGATGGCTCCCTGAGGGACGGTTGGGTGACATAGCACCAAACCTAACTGCGGCAGTCCCAAAGCGTGTTGTCAGGCAATACAGGGTCTGTGAGGGTCTACCTGGGGGTTGGCCGAACAACGTTCCTCCGGATTTAGGCGCGCCTGCGATTAGGGAGTTGTTCGAGGTGGTAGACTGTCTAGTAGGCATTGCCCTTACTGAGCGTGTGGAGGATGCCTTTCACTGGGGCTGGAAGAAGGACTACTCCTACTCCACGCATTCGTGTTATCGAGCGATGTTTGGCGCTAGGGTGGAAATGGCTAGTGCATTGCAGATATGACGTTCGAGAGCTCCGCCAAACTGCAGGGTGTTCCTTTGGCTTGGGGCAAGGAACAGATGTTGGACAACCGACAGACTAAGCAGGCATGGCCTACCTCACCCTGCGGCGTGCCCATTCCGTGATCAGGTTGGTGAGTGTCTGGATCACCTTCTGATGGGCTGTGTGCTGGCACGCGAGGTCTGGGCAACCTGTCTGCGTTGGTGGGGCAAGCTATACTGGATGCCGCAACTAAACACCGGGCTTGTCTGGTTGCAGGAGAAGCGTGGAGGCCTGGGAGCAGACCGCGACTTCTGGACATGTGTGACCCTCATGTCTTGGCGTCATCAGAATGATGTGGTCTTCGAGGGTGTGGCACCTTTCAAGGCTGTGGTGATTTCGAAGATCTCCGACGGGGCCGAGCTGTGGCGAGCGGCCGGGCTTTCGAAGATCTCCGACAGGGCCGAGCTGTGGCGAGCGGCCAGGCTGTTTAGAGGCGTTCTCGGGCTACTGGATAAGTGGAGATGCCGCAAGTACCCCTGTAATGTGTGTGTGCTGCCTTTTTTCTGAGGTAGCGTGGAGTTACGTTTTACTGGCGCACGTGTCATAAACATGTTGTTTATCGGCCTTCTGCCCTTTCATTGCAATTACAGGCTCTACTGGATCCCAGCGCGCTTCACACACAGACAGATCTCTACATCAGccagcagccaccaaccgagcgaCAGTGCCAGAAGCTAGTGGCTGAACCAGAATCGACGCTGCCACAATCTAGCGGCTGAATCGTGTTTCAGAACAGTCTAGTTGCTGACATTCATGGATTCGCTGCCAGAATTATTATGGTCGTGCGTCTCACACGAATCTCACAGATTCTGATCGCGCGTGAAGCTCAGGCACAAAGCCAAAACGAAAGATCCCGGTGTTGCAGGTAGAAGAGAACAGTACAGAGATACATAAAAGGTAGTACTCTACTAGATACATTCCTGCTGAAAATCATCCAGATTAGGACATGAAGAGGTGAAAGATTCTGTACGAAAGCAGGAGCAATAAGTCGCAGCTTCTGAGATTTTTTGTCACCACGAGGGAGAAGTCACCTGAGGAGACAACCAATCTTTATCACCATCCTGAAGCATGGCATGGAGGACCCATAGCTTCAGTAAGAACGCACAAAAAGTCGAACAGCAACACAGACCGAGAGCCATGCTTCTTTGGTCGAAAAGAACATTTTCTTGAAGAGCGCAAACCCAGGGATGCAAAATTCGGCAGACATTAAAAGACCCTACTATTGATAGTGGGAGGAAAGTCCACGCCCccacacaattcacacaagttaaAGTTCCACATTTTCTCTGGCAGCTCCTAAATGTTACAACACGCTTACACATTCTGCAGAAGACAACAAAATCACCCGTCCTTATGGGTTCTGCAGACCGGCCTGGTACAGTGCAGGTCCCTACGTTGCCTTTGTGAAGTGGGGATTGAGCAGCTTCGAAACTGTGAACCCGGTGAATGTGTCAACTTGGAATAGGTCCTTCAGCTTCTCGTCGCAGATTATTTTCCTCCGGTCAGAAGGATCCTTCAACACCAACAAAGGATGAAAGCAGCTAAGTTTTACGTAGCAGATTTGCTATAATCGTAGtattcaaaatcaaatcatcTCTTCTGAAGATTTAATGGATGCATTTGAACATACAAAAGGCATGCctgagttttcaaaaaaaaaaaaaaatacagatCCAATATGGTCCATCTTAATCAATGTCTCCATTTTGTCAAAATATTTCACCTACAGAAATTTTCAGTCTAGGACTTTGAAATTGATAAAACGAGGTGATAAAAAATGCACATTACGCCATACTATAATAATGATTGATTACATGTGTTACTGATTGAAAGTGTGCATGCTTAAATGAAGAGTTAGTCCTCACATCTATAGTAATACCAAAACAGtacccaagaactacatgattctCGTGATTTTCAATGGCTGTTTGAAAAAGAAGCAAAAGCTCACAACAGATTATAAAGGGCAAGATTTATGTAGGTCTAGACATGTCATACATCCCAAGTATCCGCATTGTACAATAATAAGACGTGTAGTTACTTATTAGGCCTGAGGATGCAGGATAGCACTGCAGATATAAAGTTAACCAAATAATACAACAGATCTCAGTATCAGGTAAACATGGTAATCTGTAAGATTGTCTGTAAGCATTGCCTTGCGAATAGAATAAAGTAGAATCTATGTGGGCGGATGGTAGTGCGGTAACCGTAGGAGATCCAGATACTTGCTCAGGACTAGGGGAATAAGACATCATGTGCTTATGTATAACTTAGTAGTTGTTTTCAGGGTAATAACTGTTGtgaagtgtacaagtagattgcctagccctttctatcagttcggacttttggttcaagtggctagtgcatgaagcttaacatggtatcagagccccaggtctcaagttcaaatcctggctttcacatggttttcgcaattaagcctaaaagttGTTGGTGCCCCCCtcttggttttcgcaattaagcctaaaaattgttgttgcccccctctttagccaccgatgatgctgctcttcttctttcacgtgttgactctcTTCTccagtcacacgcgagtgggggtgttgtgaagtgtacaagtagattgcctagccctttccatcagttcggacttttggttcaagtggctagtgcatgaagcttaacaataACATCCATTTAGTAACATTATTTCTCTATTCATATGCCCGAGCACCGTTTGGCCATGACATCATGCATTTCGAGTCGCTCGACTAGTCCACAACTAGTCGATGAGTCGCAGCTGCGAGGTGGACTCAATGTCTCGATTCTGATTCACTCGAGTGACTCATTCAACTAGTCACGACTAACCTCGGCTAGTCCAGTTTTTTTCGTCAAATGACTCAAAATGACCCCACCTCTCTTTTTTTCCAATATTGCCTGGGAAATCAAGATCGAGCTGCCCAGTTCCCCCCATGAAACCCAAAATGAATCCTCACTCCTGCCGACCTAGACCTCTCCCTTGGTCAGCCCCGCCATGATCCTGCTGGCCGCGGCCGCTGCAAGCTCATGGCGCCGCCACATGTCCCTTCTGGCTCCTGATCTTCTCCTCCACCTGTTGCTGCTGCTCCGAGGCTCCTACACTGGTTGATGTGGGTGCTGATCTACTCCTCCCTCCGCTGGCTGCTGCTAGTCTGCTCCTCTGCTGGTGGCTGCCTCTCTTGCTGGTATGCTCCTCCACTGTCTGCTGCTGTTCCCAGGATCCTCCAACTCTCAACTATCAGTAATTATATACTATGGTATTTTCTAGTACCTATTGCTGAACTCGTGTCGACTAGTCACAACTAGTCTATGAGTCGCTACCCCATATCGACTCATCGACTCGTAATCCTTGCATGATGTATCCAAAAGTTACAGGCTAGATGACCTTAAACAGAAGTCAGTGCAAATAAAAACCACAAGACAACAATAACTACATAGGCCTTACCACACAGCTGAAAAATTTCCTACATGCAAAATCAAATGTGCCATGCTATCAACAAGTAGCTAAACCGCTGAGCAGTTCAAATTGATATTATCACAAGCATTAATGTGACATCCAGGAATAGAACATTTACCTGCAAGTTATTCGCTTTTATATAATCCCACATTCTCTTCACAACATCGGATCGTGATAACATACTCTCACCGGTGCCGATAAATCTTGCTAAATCTTCCGAAAGTTGAACGGGCGCAAGAAGGCCAGATGTAGACCCAGACCCAGAGGATCCACCTTTTTTCTTGTTTCCTGAAAAATGGACACTGTATCAACAGCCTTACAAGAACAAAAACTCACGCTGTAGAAAGTTAAGTAATTATTTTCTAACCTTCATTTCTGTCTCTCTTTTGAGGCTTCTCTTTGGGTTCTTTGGGTTCCGATCTCTTAGGTGAGACAGGACCTAAAAAAACACAGAAAATTAGAACTTCGGAGCTAGGTTAGGTGGGCAGCGATAATTTAGATGTATCCATATCAATGAGTGAAGGAGTCTAATTATGACACATGGAACCGCTACATCATTTAATCTTGTAGACATGTTAGATGGCAAAGGTCCTAACGTAGGTAATAAGCACAAGATGATTAAATAAATCAGCCAACATTTAGTCCCTGTAACAAGTTCCAAACAAACATAGGCCGAGTAAGGTTATACATTTATGATCATATAACTATCAACAGATACATTCTTATACACTGGGTCATACTTATACAGTTATACCACAATAAACAGCAGTTTTTCTTCCCCCTATCACAGCATGCAACTCTGTTAGCTGGGATCCACGCTAGGAGGGCAAAACAATTTTGCCATAGCATGATACACAATATTATGTTCTAGTACTGTCAGCAGTGATGAAAGCATTCTGTTAGTGCAACACATAAGTGAACATCAAAAATCAACTTAATGGAGTTAAATTTAAATACCTACTTGCAAACAGTATGTTTTAGATTGAGTTAGCATGCATATCTTTCTTTTAGCAGGCAAGCACGAGTATTCTATGATGCGATGGAAAATAAAATGGATGCCGTGTATCCCTTATAGTAATACACTAATTCCTCATGTTCACTGTACACATGTGTGTATGTCTtgccgagagagagagagagagagagagagagagagagagaggggagagagagacCCTCAGAATTCAATGGCCAGATATGCTTGGTCAAAGCTTTATTCATTTGGAACATATCGATTGAATCGACATTAAAGATCTTCTTCAATGCTTCATCGCACAGAATCTTCCTCCTATTGCTTGGGTCTTGCAAATTATGTTGTTTGATATATGCCCAAATCTTCTTGACAACCTGGGAAGTGCGCCATGAAATAAGACAAGAAATATTGAATGATCGACTAATCTATCATACATCTGATATGAGACTTAGAAGTGACAACAATAAGAAACTGAGGTTACCTCTGTCCTGGCTAACTCAGAGGCACCGACAAACTCTTGAAGTGCTGGGGAAATGCTACATAATTTAGTGAAGCCACCAGCCTTTTTCTTGCCATCAGCCAACCTATGACATCAATAAAATTCTTTTTTTTTAAGAACAAGACTATGGGAATGGTATGGCAATTTAGAAGTCCAAAACATTATCAACAAGAGAAGTCATGCAAATTTGTAACAGATTGTGAATCTTGAGTTGTCCACAATATTCCGTTCTAATCTGAATAACCATTGGATTCACCAATTTTTGACCGACTTACTACTAAACTTAAGTGTGAACTTCAATTAATTGTACTCCACATTGACTGGTCCATAACTCTAACATCTTAAGTAGCTAATTTCCACCTTTAAATTATATTCAGAGAAGTGAAATAAGAAGTTCACAACTTGAGCACCAATAATACGTAACTAGTATAAAGAGAAATATCACCAATAGTAAGAAAGTAACCGATACATCAAAACCCTGAAATgtacaacaacaacagcagctcTAACATACCAACACAAATATAAGTGGATTATCCACCACAGAATTGATCAAAAGAGTaccaaaatataaaacaaataggCACATGATAGCAGAAACGTTAATTGTCGGGTAATTGTGTTGATGTACACCATGGAGTATAAATGGATGTTGCTTCTCCTTATGTTCAGATGTACACCGGTGATGTATGCACCAACACACGCCCAGCACGCACACAGAAAATGCAACCAGAAAAATACCAACCAATTTTGAATGTCCCTAAATAGTTTAAGCGCAACCCTGGTGAGCATAAGTGCATCGTTTCAATACTTATTTGGGGGTATTATCCAAGCAACTAAAAAGAGTAGAATATTTACTTAATTTTAACAAAGATAAGCATTACAATATCACGTGCGTGAAACATCAAAATGTATGAAAGGTGGAAAAAAACAATTGCATTATCACCACCAGAAAGTTGCAGCTAATGACCCTGCAAGACTCACCGATACATCAGCCTCTAGCAAATCTAAGCATTAGACCAAATAACTTGCTGCGGCCGCAAACGAGCAAAATACAACAAATGCCGCCACAAAGTGTTCTATGCACATA
It includes:
- the LOC127292698 gene encoding uncharacterized protein, which produces MVSDSELVERLREVLRESDLTTTTTGALRRRLEEDFGVDLSDKKTFFREQVDLLLAEFADKAEREDADGVAPAQGEEDPEEVIPEAEGGEEGSGAEGAEEGEEEEEEEEEEEEDGGRKKKRRLADGKKKAGGFTKLCSISPALQEFVGASELARTEVVKKIWAYIKQHNLQDPSNRRKILCDEALKKIFNVDSIDMFQMNKALTKHIWPLNSEGPVSPKRSEPKEPKEKPQKRDRNEGNKKKGGSSGSGSTSGLLAPVQLSEDLARFIGTGESMLSRSDVVKRMWDYIKANNLQDPSDRRKIICDEKLKDLFQVDTFTGFTVSKLLNPHFTKAT